In the genome of Deinococcus planocerae, the window GACGACGTGGGGGAGAACATCGACGCCGCGCGGGTCGCGGGTTTCCACGGCCTGCTCTACCACCACGACCGGCACGCCGAGTTCGAGCGGGAGTTGGAGGCCTGGCTGGGCGTGAGCGTCAAAGTCTGAACCCCTCCCTCCCCACGCCCCATCTCCCCGGCGAGGTGGGGCGTTCGCCGTGTTGGCCCCCCGGTGGTGTACCTGCCGAAGTGGTGTACCTCCCCGTGCGCCGGGTACACCACGTCCAGGGCAGCCTGGAGGCGGGCACAATGCCGTCATCCCACCCGGGAGCCCCCGGCCCCACGCCCGCCCCTCAGCGGTCCGCTCCTTCGCCCAAGACGGCGAGGGCCGCCCCGTACACCCCTGCACAGGAGGACCACCATGACCCCCATTCCCAACCAGCACGGCCCCCGCACCCACGCGGAGATTCTGGAGAAGACCTGGCGCACCGAGGACCGTTGGCAGGGCATCCGCCGCAACTACTCCGCCGACGAGGTGGTGAAGTTGCGTGGCAGCCTGCCCATCGAACACACCCTGGCCAAGCACGGGGCGCAGAAGCTGTGGCGCCTGATGCGGGAAGAGCCCTTCGTGAACGCCCTCGGCGCGCTGACAGGGAACCAGGCGATGCAGCAGGTGAAGGCGGGCCTCAAAGCCATTTACCTCAGCGGCTGGCAGGTCGCCGCCGACGCGAACAACGCCGGGCAGATGTACCCCGACCAGAGCCTCTACCCGGCCTCCTCGGTGCCGGACGTGGTGCGGCGAATCAACCACACCCTGCGGCGGGCCGACCAGATTCAGCACGCCGAGGGCAAGGGCGACGTGGACTACTTCGTCCCTATCGTCGCCGACGCGGAGGCGGGCTTCGGCGGCCCCCTGAACGCCTTCGAGCTGATGAAGGCGATGATCGAGGCGGGCGCGGCGGGCGTTCACTTCGAGGACCAGCTTGCCTCCGAGAAGAAGTGCGGCCACCTGGGCGGCAAGGTTCTGGTGCCCACCTCCCAGTTCATCCGCACCCTGAACGCCGCCCGCCTCGCCGCCGACGTGTCCGGCGTGCCCACCGTCCTGATCGCCCGCACCGACGCGGACGCGGCCAACCTGCTCACGAGCGACGTGGACGACAACGACAAGCCCTTTTGCACCGGCGAGCGCACCCCGGAGGGCTTCTACTATGTCCGCCCCGGCATCGAGCAGGCGATCAGCCGCGCGCTGGCCTACGCCCCCTACGCCGACGTGATCTGGTGCGAGACCTCGGTGCCCAACCTCGAAGACGCCCGCCGCTTCGCCGAGGCCGTCCACGCGAGGTTCCCGGGCAAGCTCCTCGCCTACAACTGCTCGCCGTCCTTCAACTGGCGTAAGAACCTCGACGACGAGACCATCGCCCGTTTTCAGCGCGAACTCGGGGCGATGGGGTACAAGTTTCAGTTCATCACGCTGGCGGGGTTCCACAGCCTCAATTACTCGATGTTCGAACTGGCCCACGGCTACGCCCGCCAGCAGATGAGCGCCTTCGTCGAGCTTCAGGAAAAGGAGTTCGCCGCGCAGGACCGAGGCTTTACCGCCGTCAAGCACCAGCGCGAGGTGGGGACCGGGTACTTCGACCTCGTCGCCAACGCGGCGGGCGGCGGCCAGAGCAGCACGACGGCGCTGGCGGGGAGCACGGAGGCGCAGCAGTTCGCGGCGGCGCACGGCTGAGGGGGAGCAGCCAGCCGTGACGGCGGAGGGGAGGGCCGAAACAGGTTCTCCCCCCTTTGGCGTTTCAGGGCGCGACGACCAGCCGCTCTACATCTGCCCCAAGTCGCCGGAAGTGCCTGGGATTCAAGGTAACGAGGGCTGTCGCACCCGACTCAAGGGCCGCTTCGGCGAGCAAGGTGTCATAGATGGCGCCGCCCTGCAAGGCCAGGTCCCGGCATCGCTCGGCGGCGCGGAGGTAATGGGCTGGGGTCAGCGGAAGGACGGTCCAGCTCTGCTCGAGGGTGGACAGAAGGCGAACAGCCTGTACCGGTGGCAGGCGAATCTGCGGGCTGACCGTGATAATCGCGTAACACTCCGCGAGGCTGTGAGCACAAAGTGCGGGGTGCTCTGCCCGTGCAAGCTGTTGGGAGGCCCACCCGAACTGCTCATGGGTTAAGGTGTTGGCGGCAACGATAGCACTGGTATCAAAGACGGTGATCACAGGTCGAGAAGGTCCCTGAGTCGCTGCTGGCGCATCTCCTCGACGAAATCGGTGTCCGCCTTAACCGGCTGCGCGGTCTTGATGACCAAACGGCCCTCGAACTCGACCAATTCTGCCTCGGCAGCCTGGGGACGCAAGACCAGCCGCCCCCCCTCCACCTCGGCGTCCAGCGTCTCACCGGGGCGCAGGCCCAACGCTTCCCGGAGTTCCTGCGGAATCAGGACCCGGCCCTGCTCATCCATCTGAAGGTGGGCGGTCATGTCCCAGTGTAGCTACTCCGTCCCCACCTCGTGCCCGTCGTCTCTGTGCTCCAGCCGGAAACCGTGCGGCAGGAAGTCGCGGACCAGGCCGATTACCACCTCGCCGTGCTGGTTGACGCACACCACGCGGGCATCCGGGGCGAACTCGAACAGAATCTGGCGGCACGCCCCGCACGGACTGGCGGGTGGGCGGGCCTCCGAGTACACCACGAGGTCGGTGAACTCGCGCGCCCCGGCGGTCGCCATCGCCTGCACGGCGCTCTGCTCGGCGCAGCGGCCCAGGCCGTACGAGGCGTTCTCGACGTTGGCACCGAAAAAGACCCGTCCGTCGGGCGTCCGCAGCGCCGCGCCCACCCGGAACCGGCTGTAGGGGGCGTAGGCCTGCCGG includes:
- a CDS encoding AbrB/MazE/SpoVT family DNA-binding domain-containing protein, which produces MTAHLQMDEQGRVLIPQELREALGLRPGETLDAEVEGGRLVLRPQAAEAELVEFEGRLVIKTAQPVKADTDFVEEMRQQRLRDLLDL
- the aceA gene encoding isocitrate lyase, whose amino-acid sequence is MTPIPNQHGPRTHAEILEKTWRTEDRWQGIRRNYSADEVVKLRGSLPIEHTLAKHGAQKLWRLMREEPFVNALGALTGNQAMQQVKAGLKAIYLSGWQVAADANNAGQMYPDQSLYPASSVPDVVRRINHTLRRADQIQHAEGKGDVDYFVPIVADAEAGFGGPLNAFELMKAMIEAGAAGVHFEDQLASEKKCGHLGGKVLVPTSQFIRTLNAARLAADVSGVPTVLIARTDADAANLLTSDVDDNDKPFCTGERTPEGFYYVRPGIEQAISRALAYAPYADVIWCETSVPNLEDARRFAEAVHARFPGKLLAYNCSPSFNWRKNLDDETIARFQRELGAMGYKFQFITLAGFHSLNYSMFELAHGYARQQMSAFVELQEKEFAAQDRGFTAVKHQREVGTGYFDLVANAAGGGQSSTTALAGSTEAQQFAAAHG
- a CDS encoding type II toxin-antitoxin system VapC family toxin encodes the protein MITVFDTSAIVAANTLTHEQFGWASQQLARAEHPALCAHSLAECYAIITVSPQIRLPPVQAVRLLSTLEQSWTVLPLTPAHYLRAAERCRDLALQGGAIYDTLLAEAALESGATALVTLNPRHFRRLGADVERLVVAP
- the cdd gene encoding cytidine deaminase; amino-acid sequence: MSDGQPTPDPQLLEAAQAAFRQAYAPYSRFRVGAALRTPDGRVFFGANVENASYGLGRCAEQSAVQAMATAGAREFTDLVVYSEARPPASPCGACRQILFEFAPDARVVCVNQHGEVVIGLVRDFLPHGFRLEHRDDGHEVGTE